Proteins encoded together in one Bradyrhizobium sp. CB82 window:
- the ptsP gene encoding phosphoenolpyruvate--protein phosphotransferase: MRSASGGPRVLLRRLRETMAEQVSAQERLDKIVVLIAANMVAEVCSVYVLRVDNTLELYATEGLNREAVHHTVLSAHEGLVGLVASEATPLNLSDAQSHPAFSFRPETGEEIYHSFLGVPILRAGNTLGVLVVQNRAKRTYVEEELEALQTTAMVLAELIASGELSALAQPGLEPAARHSMQKVGAILSEGIALGHVVLHEPRVVIKDYIAEDLPKEIKRLDTALAKLRSDLDRMLERGDVAEGGEHRDVLEAYRMFANDQGWSHKLHEAVATGLTAEAAVERVQSDTRARMLRSTDPYLRDRLHDLEDLGYRLMRHLVGQDHAPSREQLPDNAIVIARAMGPAALLDYDRKRLRGIVLEEGTANSHVSIVARALGIPAVGEVPNAPGIADPGDAIIVDGTSGSIYVRPSQEIEAAYAERVRFRARRQAQYLALRDRPCITKDGEAVELMINAGLAIDLPHIDDTGSAGIGLFRTELQFMVGQSLPRTSDQLALYRTVLDAAGTKPVTFRTLDIGGDKALPYMEAVIEENPALGWRAIRLGLDRPGLLRGQIRALLRAGGGRALRVMFPMVSEVAEFDSAKALVERELTYLRQHGHTLPERIDIGTMVEVPALLYQLDELLKKVDFISVGSNDLFQFLFAVDRGNAKVSERFDTMSAPNLRVLREIVRKSKAAQKSVSLCGEMASKPIGALALIAMGYRSLSLSASALGPVKAMVLDLDAKKAGAMIDPLLDAPAGTVSIRQKLTQFAEAEGLSL; this comes from the coding sequence ATGCGGAGCGCGTCGGGAGGTCCCCGCGTCTTGTTGAGACGGCTCCGCGAAACCATGGCGGAGCAGGTCTCGGCCCAGGAGCGGCTGGACAAGATCGTGGTGCTGATCGCCGCCAACATGGTGGCCGAGGTCTGCTCGGTCTATGTGCTGCGTGTCGACAACACTCTCGAGCTCTACGCCACCGAAGGCCTCAACCGCGAGGCGGTGCACCATACCGTGCTGAGCGCCCATGAGGGCCTGGTCGGCCTGGTCGCCAGCGAGGCCACCCCGCTCAACCTCAGCGACGCCCAGAGCCACCCCGCCTTCTCGTTCCGTCCCGAGACCGGCGAAGAGATTTATCACTCCTTCCTCGGCGTGCCGATCCTGCGTGCCGGCAACACGCTCGGCGTGCTGGTGGTGCAGAACCGCGCCAAGCGCACCTATGTCGAGGAGGAACTGGAGGCGCTGCAGACCACCGCCATGGTGCTGGCGGAACTTATCGCCTCCGGTGAACTGTCGGCGCTGGCCCAGCCCGGCCTCGAGCCGGCAGCGCGCCACTCCATGCAGAAGGTCGGCGCCATCCTGTCCGAAGGCATCGCGCTCGGCCACGTCGTGCTGCACGAGCCGCGCGTCGTCATCAAGGATTACATCGCCGAGGATCTGCCGAAGGAGATCAAGCGGCTCGACACCGCGCTCGCCAAGCTGCGCTCCGACCTCGACCGCATGCTGGAGCGCGGCGATGTCGCCGAGGGCGGCGAGCACCGCGACGTGCTCGAAGCCTACCGCATGTTCGCCAACGACCAGGGCTGGTCGCACAAGCTGCACGAGGCGGTGGCGACGGGCCTCACCGCGGAGGCCGCCGTCGAGCGCGTCCAGTCCGACACCCGCGCGCGCATGCTGCGCTCCACCGATCCCTATTTGCGCGACCGGCTGCACGATCTCGAAGACCTCGGCTATCGGTTGATGCGGCATCTCGTCGGCCAGGATCACGCGCCTTCGCGCGAGCAATTGCCCGACAATGCCATCGTCATCGCGCGCGCGATGGGGCCGGCGGCGCTGCTCGACTACGACCGCAAGCGGCTGCGCGGCATCGTGCTGGAGGAAGGCACCGCCAACTCGCATGTCTCGATCGTGGCGCGTGCGCTGGGCATCCCCGCGGTCGGCGAGGTGCCGAACGCGCCGGGTATCGCCGATCCCGGCGACGCCATCATCGTCGACGGCACCTCCGGCTCGATCTATGTGCGGCCCTCGCAGGAGATCGAGGCGGCCTATGCGGAGCGCGTGCGTTTCCGCGCCCGCCGCCAGGCGCAGTATCTGGCCCTGCGCGACCGGCCCTGCATCACCAAGGACGGCGAGGCGGTCGAACTGATGATCAACGCGGGTCTTGCGATCGACCTGCCGCATATCGACGACACCGGCAGCGCCGGCATCGGCCTGTTCCGCACCGAGCTGCAATTCATGGTCGGCCAGAGCCTGCCGCGCACCAGCGACCAGCTCGCGCTCTACCGCACCGTGCTCGATGCGGCCGGCACCAAGCCCGTCACCTTCCGCACCCTCGACATCGGCGGCGACAAGGCGCTGCCCTATATGGAGGCGGTGATCGAGGAGAATCCGGCGCTCGGCTGGCGCGCGATCCGGCTCGGCCTCGATCGCCCCGGCCTGCTGCGCGGCCAGATCCGCGCGCTCTTGCGCGCCGGCGGTGGCCGGGCGCTGCGCGTGATGTTCCCGATGGTATCCGAGGTTGCCGAATTCGATTCGGCGAAGGCGCTGGTCGAGCGCGAGCTGACATATTTGCGCCAGCACGGCCATACGCTGCCGGAGCGCATCGACATCGGCACCATGGTCGAGGTGCCGGCGCTGCTCTACCAGCTCGACGAGCTCCTGAAGAAGGTCGACTTCATCTCGGTCGGCTCCAACGATTTGTTCCAGTTCCTGTTCGCCGTCGATCGCGGCAATGCCAAGGTCTCGGAGCGTTTCGACACCATGTCGGCACCGAACCTGCGCGTGCTGCGCGAGATCGTGCGCAAATCCAAGGCCGCGCAGAAGTCCGTCTCGCTGTGCGGCGAGATGGCGTCCAAGCCGATCGGCGCGCTGGCGCTGATCGCGATGGGCTACCGCTCGCTGTCACTGTCGGCGAGCGCGCTCGGGCCGGTGAAGGCGATGGTCCTCGACCTCGATGCCAAGAAGGCCGGCGCGATGATTGATCCGCTGCTGGACGCGCCGGCCGGCACCGTCTCGATCCGGCAGAAGCTGACGCAATTTGCCGAGGCCGAAGGGCTGTCGTTGTAG
- the prfA gene encoding peptide chain release factor 1, which translates to MSSLPEAKLDVLLAHHASLEAESLGQLSSERYVQVTRELAEINPLIDAVKTYRSAVKELADTEALIADPATDAEMRAMAEAERDELSLRIEDLLQKIRVALLPKDAMDDRNVVLEIRAGTGGDEASLFAGDLFRMYERFAALQGWKVEVISASEGTVGGYKEIIAEVRGRGAFSKLKFESGVHRVQRVPDTETQGRIHTSAATVAVLPEVEDVDVDIKNEDLRIETMRAQGAGGQHVNKTESAIRITHIPTGIVVMMQDSRSQHKNRASAMNILRSRIYDAERQRVEAARSADRKEKVGSGDRSERIRTYNFPQGRVTDHRINLTLYKLPQVIAGEALGELIDALTTEHQAAQLAAQGAAA; encoded by the coding sequence ATGTCGTCACTCCCCGAAGCCAAATTGGACGTCCTTCTTGCACATCACGCCTCTCTCGAGGCCGAGTCGCTCGGCCAGCTCTCCTCCGAGCGCTATGTGCAGGTCACGCGTGAGCTCGCCGAGATCAACCCACTGATCGACGCGGTGAAGACCTATCGGTCCGCGGTGAAGGAGCTCGCCGACACCGAGGCGCTGATCGCCGATCCCGCGACCGATGCCGAGATGCGCGCGATGGCGGAGGCCGAGCGCGATGAGCTTTCGCTCAGAATCGAGGATCTCCTGCAGAAGATCCGCGTCGCCCTCCTGCCCAAGGACGCCATGGACGACCGCAACGTGGTGCTGGAAATCCGCGCCGGCACCGGCGGCGACGAGGCCTCGCTGTTCGCCGGCGACCTGTTCCGGATGTACGAGCGTTTTGCCGCTCTGCAGGGCTGGAAGGTCGAGGTGATCTCGGCGAGCGAAGGCACTGTGGGCGGCTACAAGGAGATCATCGCCGAGGTGCGGGGCCGCGGCGCATTCTCCAAGTTGAAGTTCGAATCCGGCGTGCACCGCGTGCAGCGCGTGCCCGACACCGAAACCCAGGGGCGCATCCATACCTCGGCCGCGACCGTCGCCGTGCTGCCGGAGGTCGAGGACGTCGACGTCGACATCAAGAACGAGGATCTGCGCATCGAGACCATGCGCGCGCAGGGCGCGGGCGGCCAGCACGTCAACAAGACGGAATCGGCGATCCGCATCACCCACATTCCGACCGGCATCGTCGTGATGATGCAGGACAGCCGCTCGCAGCACAAGAATCGGGCGTCCGCGATGAACATCCTGCGCTCGCGCATCTATGATGCCGAGCGTCAGCGCGTCGAAGCGGCGCGCTCGGCCGACCGCAAGGAGAAGGTCGGCTCCGGCGACCGCAGCGAGCGCATCCGCACCTACAACTTTCCGCAAGGGCGCGTCACCGACCACCGCATCAATCTGACGCTCTACAAGCTGCCGCAGGTGATCGCCGGCGAAGCGCTGGGCGAGCTGATCGACGCGCTGACCACGGAGCACCAGGCCGCCCAGCTCGCGGCGCAGGGTGCTGCGGCCTGA
- a CDS encoding MarR family transcriptional regulator has protein sequence MGQSKGKTGRSRRAAPAQRSTGRAMRDSDYAALAQFRYQMRSFLAFSEAAAERQGLTPQQHQALLGIKGFVRPGPATVGDVARFLLIRHHSAVELMNRMAKQGLISRVADPEDARRVHLKLTKKGERKLQALSRKNLEELRHAASPALSRLLRSFRSARES, from the coding sequence ATGGGGCAGTCCAAGGGGAAGACAGGGCGTTCTAGGCGGGCCGCGCCCGCGCAGCGTTCGACCGGCCGCGCCATGCGCGATTCCGACTACGCAGCGCTCGCGCAATTCCGCTACCAGATGCGCAGCTTCCTCGCCTTCAGCGAGGCCGCCGCGGAACGCCAGGGATTGACGCCGCAGCAGCATCAGGCGCTGCTCGGCATCAAGGGCTTTGTCCGTCCGGGGCCCGCAACTGTGGGCGATGTCGCGCGATTTCTCCTGATCCGGCACCACTCCGCGGTCGAGCTGATGAACCGCATGGCGAAGCAAGGGCTGATCAGCCGGGTGGCCGACCCCGAAGATGCCCGGCGCGTCCATCTCAAGCTCACAAAAAAGGGCGAGCGGAAGCTCCAGGCGCTCTCGAGAAAGAATCTCGAAGAGCTTCGCCACGCCGCGAGCCCGGCCTTGAGCCGTCTGTTGAGGTCGTTTCGAAGCGCGCGCGAGTCCTGA
- the prmC gene encoding peptide chain release factor N(5)-glutamine methyltransferase: MAARLRSAAIGEAEIEARLLVGAVLGLDLTGLITQAGRPLTAAESSQLERYAQRRLVGEPVARILGSKEFWGLPFQLSDATLVPRPDTETVVALALEIFRDDPASGRPPRIADIGVGSGAILLALLHEIPDAFGVGTDVSLTALGTAKSNAAALGLAHRSAFIACYYAAALAGPFDLIVSNPPYIPSGDIANLSVEVRDYDPRLALDGGNDGFDAYRALIPQAAQLLAPGGALVVEAGQGQARGIETLMAAAALEVERPPKADLAGVLRAVSARKMPP; encoded by the coding sequence TTGGCGGCGCGGCTGAGATCGGCCGCCATCGGCGAAGCCGAAATCGAGGCGCGTCTGCTCGTCGGAGCCGTGCTGGGCCTCGATCTGACCGGGCTGATCACGCAGGCGGGCCGGCCCCTCACCGCGGCGGAAAGCTCGCAGCTCGAACGATACGCCCAGCGGCGCCTCGTGGGCGAACCGGTCGCGCGCATTCTCGGATCCAAGGAATTTTGGGGCCTCCCCTTTCAGCTCTCGGACGCAACGCTGGTGCCGCGGCCCGACACCGAGACGGTCGTCGCGCTGGCGCTGGAGATTTTTCGCGACGATCCCGCCTCTGGGAGGCCGCCGCGGATCGCGGATATCGGCGTGGGTTCGGGCGCGATCCTGCTTGCGCTGTTGCATGAGATTCCGGATGCGTTCGGGGTCGGCACCGATGTCAGCCTGACCGCACTCGGCACCGCGAAGAGTAACGCCGCAGCGCTCGGCCTCGCCCACCGTTCCGCCTTCATCGCCTGCTACTACGCGGCCGCGCTCGCGGGTCCGTTCGACCTGATCGTGTCGAACCCGCCCTACATTCCCTCCGGCGACATCGCGAATTTGAGCGTCGAGGTCCGGGACTACGATCCGCGCCTTGCGCTCGACGGCGGCAATGACGGCTTCGACGCCTACCGCGCCCTGATCCCGCAGGCGGCCCAGCTTTTGGCCCCCGGTGGCGCCCTGGTGGTTGAGGCCGGACAAGGTCAGGCACGCGGCATTGAAACCTTGATGGCGGCTGCGGCGTTAGAGGTGGAGAGGCCGCCCAAGGCTGATCTGGCGGGCGTCTTGAGGGCCGTGTCGGCCCGAAAAATGCCCCCATAA
- a CDS encoding DUF4167 domain-containing protein, which yields MRNGQNKQRMRNRNNNNNNNRRGQNPMTRVYESNGPDIKIRGTASHIAEKYLQLARDARSSGDPVAAENYYQHAEHYFRLIAAAQEQFRQNQQQPRGGEEVVVVSDDSDDDGETFSNFGQEPGFVPQPQQQPYVRDRDHQRDHHRGEGQPYQRDQQQPREHRDRDHRPQPQYQPQPQPQNQPQPVIADAGSVDRLPSFITGAQPQANGGQGGFEGGGGGERYPRRRRRPHGPRPDREAAPAASSDDLAPGE from the coding sequence ATGAGAAACGGTCAAAACAAGCAGCGGATGCGTAACCGGAACAACAACAACAACAATAACCGGCGCGGCCAGAATCCGATGACCCGGGTTTACGAGTCCAACGGACCCGACATCAAGATCCGCGGCACCGCCTCGCACATCGCCGAGAAATATCTCCAGCTCGCGCGTGACGCGCGCTCCTCCGGCGACCCCGTCGCGGCTGAGAACTACTACCAGCACGCCGAGCATTATTTCCGCCTGATTGCCGCAGCCCAGGAGCAATTCCGCCAGAACCAGCAGCAGCCGCGCGGCGGTGAAGAAGTCGTCGTCGTCAGCGACGACAGTGATGACGATGGCGAGACCTTCTCCAATTTCGGCCAGGAGCCCGGCTTCGTCCCGCAGCCCCAGCAGCAGCCGTATGTGCGCGACCGCGACCATCAGCGTGACCATCACCGTGGCGAGGGCCAGCCCTATCAACGCGACCAGCAGCAGCCGCGCGAGCATCGCGATCGCGACCACCGTCCGCAGCCGCAATATCAACCCCAGCCGCAACCGCAGAACCAACCGCAGCCGGTCATTGCGGACGCCGGCAGCGTCGATCGCCTGCCCTCCTTCATCACCGGTGCACAGCCGCAGGCCAATGGCGGCCAGGGCGGCTTCGAAGGCGGCGGCGGCGGTGAGCGCTATCCGCGGCGGCGTCGCCGGCCACACGGCCCGCGCCCCGACCGCGAGGCAGCGCCGGCCGCCTCGAGCGATGATCTCGCGCCCGGCGAGTAA
- a CDS encoding methyltransferase domain-containing protein, which produces MSIDVIDLRDFYSRRLGIVARQLINRGIKERWPGAEGQRVLGIGYPTPYLGLFREDAERCIAFMPAAQGVLKWPTGRPALASLVDELSLPLPDAAVDRILLVHALEISDDPAALLREVWRVLAPSGRVIAVIPNRRGVWTRTENTPFGHGRPYSRAQITDLLRQTWFTPTAWGEALFMPPYAGGWLLKSALMWERAGAALSLPFAGVHIVEATKQVYRVIPAKRERARLIPSLKPVLVPSSTTVTRS; this is translated from the coding sequence ATGAGCATCGATGTCATTGATCTGCGTGACTTCTACTCGCGTCGCCTCGGGATCGTGGCGCGCCAATTGATCAATCGCGGGATCAAGGAACGCTGGCCGGGTGCCGAGGGGCAGCGGGTGCTCGGCATCGGCTATCCCACCCCCTATCTCGGCCTGTTCCGTGAGGACGCGGAGCGCTGCATTGCCTTCATGCCTGCAGCCCAGGGCGTGCTGAAATGGCCGACGGGCCGGCCCGCGCTGGCCTCGCTGGTCGATGAGCTCTCGCTGCCGTTGCCGGATGCCGCGGTCGACCGCATCCTCTTGGTCCATGCGCTCGAGATCTCTGACGACCCGGCGGCGCTGCTGCGTGAGGTCTGGCGGGTGCTGGCGCCGTCGGGCCGCGTCATTGCGGTGATCCCGAACCGGCGCGGGGTGTGGACCCGCACCGAGAACACGCCGTTCGGCCATGGCCGGCCGTATTCGCGGGCGCAGATCACCGACCTGTTGCGCCAGACCTGGTTCACGCCGACCGCCTGGGGCGAGGCGCTGTTCATGCCGCCCTATGCCGGCGGCTGGCTGTTGAAGTCGGCGCTGATGTGGGAGCGCGCGGGTGCCGCGCTGTCGCTGCCGTTTGCGGGCGTGCACATCGTGGAAGCGACCAAGCAGGTCTACCGCGTGATCCCGGCGAAACGCGAACGCGCGCGGCTGATCCCCTCGCTCAAGCCCGTGCTGGTGCCGTCCTCGACGACGGTGACGCGGAGCTGA
- the gloB gene encoding hydroxyacylglutathione hydrolase, which yields MAAEIRTFTCLNDNFGYLIHDKETKATASIDAPEAGPILKALEREGWTLTDILITHHHGDHVGGVAELKQKYNCRVVAPHDKTTKIADVDLRVVNADVVKVGSLLARVLETPGHTLDHISYVFDAEKTVFAADTLFSIGCGRVFEGNYPMMWDSLLKLRSLPDDFKLYCGHEYTASNVKFALTIEPDNQALQARAAEVTKLRAENKPTIPSLLGDEKRANVFLRADDPSVAARLHMKGADAAAIFGELRERKNKS from the coding sequence ATGGCCGCCGAAATTCGTACTTTCACCTGTTTAAACGACAATTTCGGTTATCTGATCCACGATAAGGAAACCAAGGCAACCGCCTCGATCGACGCGCCGGAAGCCGGGCCGATCCTCAAGGCGCTGGAGCGCGAGGGCTGGACGCTCACCGACATCCTGATCACCCATCACCACGGCGATCACGTCGGCGGCGTCGCCGAGCTGAAGCAGAAATATAATTGCCGCGTCGTCGCGCCGCACGACAAGACGACGAAAATCGCCGACGTCGATCTGCGCGTCGTCAATGCCGACGTCGTCAAGGTCGGGAGCCTGCTTGCACGCGTGCTGGAGACGCCCGGTCATACGCTCGACCATATCTCCTACGTGTTCGACGCGGAGAAGACGGTGTTCGCCGCCGACACGCTGTTCTCGATCGGCTGCGGTCGCGTGTTCGAAGGCAACTACCCGATGATGTGGGATTCGCTCCTGAAGCTGCGGTCGCTGCCCGATGACTTCAAGCTCTATTGCGGCCACGAATACACGGCCTCCAACGTCAAGTTCGCGCTCACCATTGAGCCGGACAATCAGGCGCTTCAGGCCCGCGCGGCGGAGGTGACCAAGCTTCGCGCCGAGAACAAGCCCACGATTCCCTCACTGCTTGGTGATGAGAAGCGAGCAAACGTGTTCCTGCGCGCCGATGACCCCTCGGTTGCAGCCAGGCTACACATGAAGGGCGCCGACGCCGCCGCCATATTCGGTGAATTGCGCGAACGCAAGAACAAGTCCTGA
- a CDS encoding cupin domain-containing protein, protein MPTAAEIIARLELRPHPEGGHYRETFRDQATDAQGRSRSTSIYFLLARGERSHWHRIDAVEVWHYYAGSPLTLRIAHDGCSQHEVRLGTGLVHGERPQAIVPAQAWQMAETTGEWTLVGCTVAPAFEFVKFELAPKGWEP, encoded by the coding sequence ATGCCGACTGCAGCCGAGATCATCGCGCGCCTGGAGCTGAGACCGCATCCCGAAGGCGGGCATTACCGCGAGACATTTCGTGATCAGGCGACCGACGCCCAGGGACGCTCACGCTCGACCTCGATCTATTTCCTGCTGGCGCGCGGCGAGCGCTCGCACTGGCATCGCATCGATGCGGTCGAGGTCTGGCACTATTATGCCGGCAGTCCCTTGACGCTGCGCATTGCCCATGATGGCTGCTCACAGCACGAGGTCCGGCTCGGCACGGGGCTCGTGCACGGCGAGCGGCCGCAGGCGATCGTGCCGGCGCAAGCCTGGCAGATGGCCGAGACCACCGGCGAATGGACGCTGGTCGGCTGCACCGTGGCGCCGGCGTTCGAATTCGTAAAATTCGAGCTCGCGCCGAAGGGCTGGGAGCCCTAA
- the phbB gene encoding acetoacetyl-CoA reductase has protein sequence MARVALVTGGTRGIGAAISKALKAAGYKVAASYAGNDAAAEKFKAETGINVYKWDVSSFDGCAEGVKKVEAEVGPVDVLVNNAGITKDGAFHKMSLEQWNAVIGTNLGSLFNMSRQVIEGMRARKFGRIINISSINGQKGQFGQVNYSAAKAGEIGFTKALALENAKGGVTVNAICPGYINTEMVQAVPKDVLEKSILPLIPIGRLGEPEEIARAVVFLAADEAGAITGSTLSVNGGQYMV, from the coding sequence ATGGCACGTGTTGCATTGGTCACGGGTGGTACGCGAGGCATCGGTGCTGCGATCAGCAAGGCGCTGAAGGCGGCCGGCTACAAGGTCGCGGCGAGCTATGCCGGCAATGACGCGGCGGCGGAGAAGTTCAAGGCCGAGACCGGCATCAACGTCTACAAATGGGATGTCAGTTCCTTCGACGGCTGCGCCGAGGGCGTGAAGAAGGTCGAGGCCGAGGTCGGCCCGGTCGACGTGCTCGTCAACAATGCCGGCATCACCAAGGACGGTGCGTTCCACAAGATGAGCCTCGAGCAATGGAACGCCGTGATCGGCACCAACCTGGGCTCGCTGTTCAACATGTCGCGCCAGGTGATCGAGGGCATGCGTGCGCGCAAGTTCGGCCGCATCATCAACATCTCCTCCATCAACGGCCAGAAGGGCCAGTTCGGCCAGGTGAACTATTCCGCCGCAAAGGCCGGCGAGATCGGCTTCACCAAGGCGCTCGCGCTGGAGAACGCCAAGGGCGGCGTCACCGTCAACGCAATCTGCCCGGGCTACATCAACACCGAGATGGTGCAGGCGGTGCCGAAGGACGTGCTGGAGAAGTCGATCCTGCCGCTGATCCCGATCGGCCGTCTCGGCGAGCCCGAGGAGATCGCCCGCGCGGTGGTGTTCCTCGCAGCGGATGAGGCCGGCGCCATCACCGGCTCGACGCTGTCGGTCAACGGCGGCCAGTACATGGTGTGA
- a CDS encoding acetyl-CoA C-acetyltransferase has translation MSDDVVIVSAARTPVGSFNGAFATLPAHDLGAIAIKAALERGGIEPGRVSEVIMGQILTAGQGQNPARQASIMAGIPVDSPAWGVNQLCGSGLRSVALGYQALVNGDSDIVVAGGQESMSMAQHAQHLRGGVKMGALEFVDTMIKDGLWDAFNGYHMGNTAENVAKQFQITRAQQDEFAVASQNKAEAAQKAGKFKDEIVPVTIKTRKGDVVVDTDEYPRHGATLDAMGKLRPAFEKDGTVTAGNASGINDGAAAVVLMTAKQAAKEGKKPIARIVSWAHAGVDPKIMGTGPIPASRLALKKAGWNVGDLDLIEANEAFAAQACAVNKDLGWDTSKVNVNGGAIAIGHPIGASGARVLVTLLHEMQKRDAKKGLATLCIGGGMGIAMCVARD, from the coding sequence ATGTCAGACGATGTCGTCATCGTCAGCGCCGCCCGCACCCCGGTCGGAAGCTTCAACGGAGCCTTCGCGACCCTTCCCGCCCACGACCTCGGCGCCATCGCCATCAAGGCCGCGCTGGAGCGCGGTGGCATCGAGCCCGGCCGGGTCTCCGAAGTCATCATGGGCCAAATCCTGACAGCAGGTCAGGGCCAGAATCCGGCTCGCCAGGCTTCGATCATGGCCGGCATCCCCGTGGATAGCCCGGCCTGGGGCGTCAACCAGCTCTGCGGCTCGGGTCTGCGCTCGGTCGCGCTCGGCTATCAGGCGCTGGTCAACGGTGATTCCGACATCGTGGTCGCCGGCGGCCAGGAGTCGATGAGCATGGCCCAGCACGCCCAGCACCTGCGCGGCGGCGTCAAGATGGGTGCCCTCGAATTCGTCGACACCATGATCAAGGACGGCCTGTGGGATGCCTTCAACGGCTACCACATGGGCAACACCGCCGAGAACGTGGCCAAGCAATTTCAGATCACCCGCGCCCAGCAGGACGAGTTCGCGGTCGCTTCGCAGAACAAGGCGGAGGCCGCGCAGAAGGCCGGCAAGTTCAAGGACGAGATCGTTCCGGTCACCATCAAGACACGCAAGGGCGACGTGGTGGTCGACACCGACGAGTATCCGCGCCACGGCGCAACCCTCGATGCGATGGGCAAGCTGCGGCCGGCTTTCGAGAAGGACGGCACGGTGACGGCCGGCAACGCATCCGGCATCAATGACGGCGCGGCTGCCGTCGTGCTGATGACTGCCAAGCAGGCGGCCAAGGAAGGCAAGAAGCCGATCGCCCGAATCGTCTCCTGGGCCCATGCCGGCGTCGATCCGAAGATCATGGGCACCGGCCCGATCCCGGCCTCGCGTTTGGCGCTGAAGAAGGCTGGCTGGAACGTCGGCGATCTCGATCTGATCGAGGCCAACGAAGCCTTCGCGGCGCAGGCCTGCGCCGTCAACAAGGACCTCGGCTGGGATACCTCGAAGGTCAACGTCAACGGCGGTGCGATCGCGATCGGCCATCCGATCGGTGCCTCCGGCGCGCGCGTGCTGGTGACGTTGCTGCACGAGATGCAGAAGCGCGACGCCAAGAAGGGCCTTGCCACGCTGTGCATCGGCGGCGGCATGGGTATCGCCATGTGCGTAGCACGAGACTAA
- the phaR gene encoding polyhydroxyalkanoate synthesis repressor PhaR, with amino-acid sequence MAKSDQPTTIKKYANRRLYNTGTSTYVTLEDLAAMVKEGEDFLVYDAKTGDDITRSVLAQIIFEQENKAGQNLLPTTFLRQLIRFYGDSMQMVVPKYLEQSLATLTQEQEKFRKQLANTLSGTPFAPLEEQVRRNMELFQQTFSMFKPFATPQRSTTPEPEPEGNGEAPKSDNIDELRQQMKDMQERLERMSKKEE; translated from the coding sequence ATGGCGAAATCAGACCAACCCACCACCATCAAAAAATACGCGAACCGCCGGCTCTACAATACCGGAACGAGCACCTATGTGACGCTGGAAGATCTCGCCGCCATGGTGAAGGAAGGCGAGGATTTCCTGGTTTATGATGCCAAGACCGGCGACGACATTACCCGCTCGGTGCTCGCCCAGATCATCTTCGAGCAGGAGAACAAGGCCGGCCAGAACCTCTTGCCCACCACCTTCCTGCGCCAGCTGATCCGCTTCTATGGCGACAGCATGCAGATGGTGGTGCCGAAATATCTGGAGCAGTCGCTCGCGACGCTGACCCAGGAGCAGGAGAAATTCCGCAAGCAACTCGCCAACACCCTGTCCGGCACGCCCTTTGCTCCGCTGGAGGAGCAGGTTCGACGCAACATGGAGCTGTTTCAGCAGACCTTCTCGATGTTCAAGCCGTTCGCGACCCCGCAGCGCTCCACGACGCCGGAGCCCGAGCCGGAGGGCAATGGCGAGGCGCCAAAGAGCGACAACATCGACGAGCTGCGCCAGCAAATGAAGGACATGCAGGAGCGCCTCGAGCGGATGTCGAAGAAGGAGGAGTAG
- a CDS encoding Lrp/AsnC family transcriptional regulator: MSDLAVQLPETNRRLDAIDRKILMVLQEDASLSVAEIGDRVGLSSTPCWKRIQRLEGDGVILKRVALVDQNKIGLGISVFVSVESADHSEAWLKKFAEAVSAMPEVMEFYRMAGDVDYMLRVVVADMHAYDVFYKKLISAVPLKNVTSRFAMEKIKSVTALPIPTVVAA, translated from the coding sequence ATGAGCGACCTTGCCGTCCAACTCCCAGAGACCAACCGCCGCCTCGACGCCATCGACCGCAAGATCCTGATGGTACTCCAGGAAGACGCCTCGCTGTCCGTCGCCGAGATCGGCGACCGGGTCGGTCTGTCCTCAACCCCCTGCTGGAAGCGTATCCAGCGCCTGGAGGGCGATGGGGTGATCCTCAAGCGGGTAGCGTTGGTCGACCAGAACAAGATCGGGCTCGGCATCTCCGTGTTCGTGTCGGTGGAGAGCGCCGACCATTCGGAGGCCTGGCTGAAGAAATTCGCCGAGGCCGTCAGCGCCATGCCCGAGGTGATGGAGTTCTACCGCATGGCCGGCGACGTCGATTACATGCTGCGCGTCGTGGTCGCGGACATGCACGCCTACGACGTCTTCTACAAGAAGCTGATCAGCGCGGTGCCGCTGAAGAACGTCACCTCGCGCTTTGCGATGGAGAAGATCAAGTCGGTCACCGCACTGCCGATCCCGACGGTGGTCGCGGCTTAG